The stretch of DNA GTTCGTCAGGAAGCCGCCGCTGGCCGAGGCGAAGGTCGACTCCGACTGGCCCTCCTGGGCGATCGAGAGGTCCGGTGGCGTCGCGGCGCTGTGGGCGAGCTTCTGGACCACGGCCGCGGCGGCGCGGCCGGCGGCGGAGTCGATGTCGATCTTCGCGTCCACGCCCTTGGTGAGGTCGCTGACGATCTCACCGCCGGCCCCCATCACGAGCGCGTTGATCAGGACGACGTAGCCCTCGTACTTGTTCGCCTGGACGGCCACCTTCGTGCCCGTCTTCGCGGCGGCGTCGATGATCTGCGCCCAGGTGACGGGCTGGCTCATGTCCAGCCCGGCCTTCTGGGCGACCGACTTGTGGTACCAGAGCACCTGGGTGTTGGACCAGAACGGCGCCACCGCCAGCTTGCCGTTCCAGCTCGAGGCGTCGACCGCGCCCTTGAACGACTGGGCCTTCAGGCTGGCCTGCAGGGCGGCGGGGATGGTCGCCAGGTAGCCGGCGTTGGCCAGCTCGGCGGTGTAGGCCGGGTCGAGGCTCATCAGGTCGATGGAGCTGTCGTGGGCGTTGAGCCGTCGGGCGAGCTGGACCCGCTGCTGGGTGGCGTCCTGGGGAAGCGTCTGCGTGGTGATCGTGTAGCGCGAGGTGCTGCAGGCCTTGGCCAGCGCCGCCTGCCCCCCGTTGTCCGGGTTGGTGTACCAGATGATCTCCGGCTTGCTGCCGCTCGCTGCGCTGCAGGCCGCCAGCGTGGTCGACGCCAGCGCGGCGGCCAGGCCGACAGCGAGCCCTCGTGTTCGTCGCGGTCCCCTCATCGCCCCGCTCCTTCCCCGATGTCGCGCCGTCGGCGACAGTGACCCATGTCACAGGTGTAAACCCTGAGGCCGCTGACGTCCAGTGTTGAAACTGTTCCCGGTTGAGACGCCGGCATGCCTATGGGGGCATGCCGTACAGTGATCCGCGCCACAGCTGTGGCATCACTTCACAACGGATCGTCCGGCACGTACCTGCCGGTGAAGGAGCAACTCAACATGGCATCGGTGACCTTCCAGAAGGCCCAGCGCTGGTATCCGGGGGCGGACAGCCCCGCGGTGCCCGGCATCGACCTCGAGATCCGCGACGGCGAGTTCATGGTGCTCGTCGGCCCCTCCGGATGCGGCAAGTCGACCACCCTGCGCATGCTCGCGGGGCTCGAGGAGGTGACCTCCGGCAGCATCTTGATCGGCGACCGCGACGTCACCACCATGCCGCCCAAGGACCGCGACATCGCGATGGTCTTCCAGAACTACGCGCTCTACCCGCACATGTCGGTGGCCGAGAACATGGCGTTCTCGCTCAAGATGGCGAAGGTCGACCCGGCCGAGCGCAAGCGCCGCGTCGACGAGGCGGCCCGGATCCTGGGCCTGACCGAGTACCTCGAGCGCAAGCCCAAGGCGCTCTCCGGCGGCCAGCGCCAGCGCGTCGCGATGGGCCGCGCGATCGTGCGTCAGCCGCAGGTCTTCTGCATGGACGAGCCGCTGTCGAACCTCGACGCCAAGATGCGCGTGCAGACCCGTACCGACATCGCCAAGCTGCAGGCCGACCTCGGCACCACCACCGTCTACGTCACCCACGACCAGGTGGAGGCGATGACGATGGGCGACCGGGTCGCGGTGATGAACAAGGGTGAGATCCAGCAGGTCGACACCCCGCTGAACCTCTACTCGCGCCCGGTCAACCTCTTCGTGGCCGGCTTCATCGGCTCCCCGCAGATGAACCTCATCGAGGCCAAGGCCGACAACGGTGCGGCCAAGATCGGCGGCTACCTGGTGCCGGTCGACCCGACCGCCGCGAACAAGATGACCGGCAACATCACCGTGGGCGTCCGGCCGGAGGCATGGCGTCTCGTCGGTGCCGAGGACGGCGGCCTGCCGATCTCGGTGACGGTCGTCGAGGAGCTCGGCTCGGACTCGTTCGTCTACGGATCCTGCGACGTGGAGGGCACGCCCTCGACGGTCATCGTCCGGGTCAGTGCCAAGGACAAGGTGAGCAAGGGCGACACCATCCACGTCACCACCGACCCCGGCGACGTGCACGTGTTCGACACCGAGAGCGGGCTGCGCCTCTCCGAGTAGGTCGACCCGTCACCTGGTGACACGCGAGACGTCGGAGAATGGCGTTCGAGTAGTCAGCGGGTGACCGACGGATCGGCCCTGAAAGGGGCAGAAACCGTCCACAGGTACGCCGAGCGGCGCCGTTGTCCACAGCCTCAGCGATGAGCCTGGAGGGCAGCGGCGCCTTTCGTCATCGTGGCGGGCATGACCCTCGAGACGATCACCGTGGCGGACCTGGAGCGGCTCGGCATCGCCCGGCACACCTTCTACCGTCGCGCTCGCGCCGGCGACTACCGCCAGGTCCTCACAGGCGTCTGGGTCGAGCGCGACCAGCCGGTCGACCTGCAGGTGCGTGCCGCAGCGCTGGCCAGGGTCGTCGGGCCCGGTCAGGTGGTGGTCGATCGGAGTGCGGCGTGGCTGCACGGCATCGACGTCTTCGAGTACGCCGAGCCCGGCGGCGTACCGATGCTGGAGACGTGTGCCCGGCCGGGTCGCACCCGCAGCCGCCGCAGGGAGCTGGAGGGTGGCATCAGGGACCTGGCCGAGGAGGATGTCGAGCGGGTCGAGGGCGTGGCGGTCACCACGCCGCTGCGCACGGCCGCGGATCTCGGAGCAAGGCTGCGCCGGCGCGAGGCCTACGCCGCCCTCAACGAGTTCGGCCGGCTGCACGGGGTCGGCAAGCAGGACCTGCGCACGCTCGTCCGCCGGTTCCGGCGCCGGCGCGGCGTCGTGCAGTTGCGCGAGCTGATCGAGCTGATCGAGCCGCGCGTCGAATCCCCGCGGGAGAGCTGGGTGCTGCTCACCCTGATCGACGCGGGACTGCCGATGCCGGAGCCGCAGTGGTGGATCGACGTCGACGGCGTCCCGACCTACCGGCTCGACTTCGCCTGGCCCTCGCGCCGGGTCTGCGTGGAGTACGACGGGCAGGAGGCACACGGCACCGCGGAGCACAGACGCGCCGACGAGGTACGTCGCGCCTGGCTGCGCGAGCACGGCTGGACCGTGATCGTGGTGCGGCTCGGCGACTTCAGCCCGGACCGGGTCGACTCATGGACGGACGAGCTGCGTCGTGCGCTGCGGCCGACGTACGACAACCGCCGGTGGTGACGCCTCGACTGTCACGCGGTGACGCCTCGACTGTCACGCGGTGACGCCTCGGGGGGGTCAGCCGGCGAAGTTGATCGCCGAGTAGGCCTGCAACTTGGAGAGCTGGTGCTCGGAGGTGATCTTGCGGATCGTGCCGGAGCGCGAGCGCATCACCAGCGAGTCCGTGACCACCGCACCGCCGGGCAGGAACCGGACGCCCTGCATGAGGTCGCCGTCGGTGATGCCCGTGGCCACGAAGAAGCAGTCGTCGCCGGTGACCAGGTCGTCGGTGTGGAGCACGTTGTCGGGGTCGAGGTTGTGCCCGGCGTCCAGCGCCCTCTGCCGCTCCTCGTCGTCCTTGGGCCACAGCCGACCCTGGATCGTGCCGCCGATCGCCTTCATCGCGCAGGCCGCCACGATGCCCTCCGGCGTACCGCCGATGCCCAGCAGGAGGTCGGCGCCCGAGCCGCTGCGGGCAGCCGAGATGGCGCCGGCGACGTCGCCGTCGGTGATGAACTTGATCCGGGCGCCGGCGGTGCGGATCTGCTCGACCAGGCCGGCGTGCCGGGGACGGTCCAGCACGATCACGGTGATGTCGGAGGGCTTGGTGCCCTTCGCCTTGGCGACCTGGTGGATGTTCTCGGCGACGGGGAGGCGGATGTCGACGACGTCGGCCGCCTCGGGGCCGGTGACGAGCTTCTCCATGTAGAACACCGCCGAGGGGTCGTACATGGCGCCCCGGGGCGCTGCGGCCAGCACCGAGACGGCGTTGCTCATCCCCTTCGCGGTCAGGGTAGTGCCGTCGATCGGGTCCACGGCGACGTCGACCTCGGGGCCGGTGCCGTCACCGACGCTCTCGCCGTTGTAGAGCATCGGGGCGTTGTCCTTCTCGCCCTCGCCGATCACGACGGTGCCGTTCATCGAGACGGTCGAGATCATCACCCGCATCGCGTTGACAGCCACCCCGTCGGCGCCGTTCTTATCGCCCCGGCCCACCCACCGGGCGGCGCTCATCGCCGCCGCCTCGGTTACCCGGACCAGCTCGAGCGCCAGGTTGCGGTCGGGTGCCTGCGGCGCGACGTCGAGGGGCTCGGGCAGGTGGGAGGAGTCGCTCATGAGGCGACTGTATCGGCCTTGAGCGGGGCTGCCGGGGTCTGCTCAGTTTGATCGATCCAGCCGGACGGCGCAGCTCCGGAGCGACGCGGGAGCGATGCGGGAAGCGGCTCAGGTGAGGGTCAGGGCCGCGACGGCGGCCACCAGGGCCACCGGCGTGAGCGTCAGCGAGACGAGGTGGAAGCGGCCGTTGCCAGGCGTGATGCCGTCGCGGGCCAGGGTGCGCCGCCACAGCAGGTTGGCCAGGCTGCCGGTCCAGGTCAGGCCGGCCCCGATGGTCAGCCCGAGCAGCGCCGCCAGGACGGCCGTGTCGCCGAGGGGCGCCAGTACGGGGACGATCAGCAGGGTCGCCGAGAGGTTGGCCAGCAGTGCGCTGGCGAGGGTTCCGATCACGGCGATGAGCAGCAGGTCGGCGAAGCCGGTGCCGTCGGGCAGCAGCCGGCCGACCAGATCCCCGAGGAAGTCGGCCGACAGCCCCGCGACCACCACCCCGAGCGCGAGCACCCACAGCGCGAACGACGGGTTGGCGGCGCGGACGGCGTCGGCGGGGGAGAGGATGCCGCGTCGTACGCCCCAGCCGAGCAGGATCGCCGCCGCGATCGCCGCCGGCACCCACGGGTCGACGCCGAACGGGCTCAACGCGCCGAAGGCGATCAGCATCACTGTCACCACGGCAGCGGGGAGCCGCCAGCCTCGTCCGTCGGCTGCCGCGACGGGAGTGGCGGCGGGAGTGGCGGGAGTGGCGGGAGCGCGCAGCTCGCCGGCGAAGAGCAGCCGCAGGCCGACGTACTCCACGACCAGCGTGGCCACCAACGGCAGCGCCATCCGTACGGCGAAGCCGCCGAAGGTCAGCGAGAGGTAGGGCAGCGCCAGCAGGTTGGTCAGGTTGGCGACCGGCAGCAGCAGCGAGCCGGAGTTCGCCAGCCGCAGGCACGCGTAGGCCCCCGGGCGCCCTGAGGCGCCGAGACCCCGGGCCGCCCCGATGACGACAGGGGTCAGGAGTACGACGGTGGCGTCCAGGCTGAGCACCGTGGTGACGAGCGCGGCCAGGACGAACACGCCGCCGAAGAGCCGCTGCGGGCTGTGCCGCGACCGGCGGCGGACCAGCTCGGCGGCCGCGGCGAACAGTCCCGCTCGCGCGCACACCTCGGAGACCACCAGGATCGCCACCAGGAAGCCGACCACCGGTGCGAGCGGCCGGATGGCGTCCCCGGCCGCGTGCAGGCCCAGATAGCCGGTGACGAGGGTGAGCGCCACCGCCGCCACCGCTACCAGCGCCTCCGTGCGCGGCCGTGGATGACGGTGGGCCGTCACCAGCAGCGCCAGCAGGCAGACGACCCCGATCACGGGTGACACCCTAGGGGTCGGGGGCCCGCGGTTCGGCGCCGCCTGGGAGCACCTGAGACGATGGTGCCGTGAGTGAGCAGGGCGCCCGTCGGTATCCGCGGACCTTCCACGGTCTGATCGTCTCGATGGTCGTGCTGGTCATCGTCGTGGTCGTCTACTGGGCGCTGAACAACGTCACCCACGACACCCCGAACGAGGGCGGCAGTGCGGTCGACTACCGATCCGCGGTGCACGACGTGCAGGCCGCCGGCGCACCGTTGAAGGTGGTCTACCCGACGTCGCTGCCGCAGGGCTGGAAGGCGACCAGTGCCGACTACGCTCCGCCGAGCGGTCCTGGCACCGGGCCGACCTGGGGTCTGGGCGTGGTGACCGACCACGACTCGTTCGTCGGGCTGCGGCTGGAGGCGACCCCACTGACCGCGCTGGTGGCCACCTACATCGACAAGAACGCCTCCAGCGACGGTCAGAAGACCCTGCACACCGCGCTCGGCGATGCCTGGTCGACGTTCTCCGACGCGGGCGGGGACACCGGCTATGCGATGCAGCTCGGCGATGACGTGCTGCTGGTCTACGGCTCGGCGGACAAGGCGGACTTCACCACCTTCATGCAGTCGCTGACCCAGGCGGAGCTCCCCGGCGTCTCCAGCCCTGCCAGCCCTGCTGGTTCGGTCAGCCCGCTGGGCTGATCGACCGCCGGCGTCAGCCCTGCGCCTCGGCGGTGGTCCGCAGCCGCTCCCGGGCCCCCTCGAGCCACTCCTGGCAGACGCCGGCGAGCAGCTCGCCACGCTCCCACAGGGCAAGGGACTCCTCCAGCGTCGTGCCGCCGGCCTCGAGCCGCCGTACGACGTCGATCAGCTCCTCGCGAGCCTCCTCGTAGCTGGGCTTGGGCTGCTCGTCACTCGTGGCCATCGTGGCCCTCCTCGGTGCTGTCGATCGGGTCGGTCTCGATGTCGCCGACGGTGGCATGGATCCGGCCGTCGGTCAGGCGGATGCTGAGCGAGGTTCCGGAGGTGACGGCGCCCACGCCCGCGAGCACGTGGCCGTCGGCGTCCTGCACGACGGCATAGCCGCGGCGCAGCGTCTCCAGCGGGCTGAGCGCACGGGCACGCGCACGCTGGTGGGCGATGTCGTCGCCGGCCCGGTCGAGCTGGTGGGTCAGCGAGCGGCGGGCGCGCTCGCGCAGCTGGGCGACCTCGTCGATCCGGCTGGTCACCAGGCTGGTCGGGTCGGCCAGGGCGGGACGGGAGCGCAGCGAGGCGAGGAGGTTCTGCTCGCGCTGCAGCCACTGCGCGAGCGTGCCGCGCAGGCGATCGCGCGCGGCGTCGACCAGCCGGAGCTCCTCGGCGACGTCGGGCACGACCAGCTTGGCGGCGTCGGTCGGGGTCGAGGCACGGACGTCGGCCACCAGGTCCAGCAGGGGCGAGTCCGGCTCGTGACCGATGGCGGACACGACCGGGGTGGTGGCGGCGTGCACCGCCCGCAGCAGCGCCTCGTCGGAGAACGGCAGGAGATCCTCGACCGACCCGCCGCCGCGGGCGATCACGATCACCTCGACCTCGGGGTGCTTGTCGAGCCGCTGGAGGGCGCCGATGACCTCCTCGGCGCTGCGCGGGCCCTGCATCGCGGCGTAGGCCACCTCGAAACGGACCGCGGGCCAGCGCCGGCGGGCGTTCTCCAGGACGTCGCGCTCGGCCGCCGAGTTGGGCGCGGTGACCAGCCCGACAGCTCCGGGCAGGAACGGCAGCCGGCGCTTCAGCTCGGCCGCGAAGAGCCCTTCGGCGGCGAGCAGCTGGCGGCGCCGCTCGAGCCGGGCGAGCAGCTCACCGAGGCCGACCATCCGGATGTCGCGGACCTGGAGCGAGAGGGAGCCGCGGTTGGCGTAGTAGGAGGGCTTGCCGTGGACGACGACGCTCGCCCCCTCGACCAGAGGGGGGTTGAGACCGTCGAAGAGGGTGCGGCTGCAGGTCGCCGGCACCGAGATGTCGGCGACGGTGTCGCGCAGCGTCATGAAGACGGTCTGCATGCCCGGACGTCGGTTGATCTGGGCGATCTGGCCCTCCACCCACACCGCGCCGAGCCGGTCCACCCAGCCGGCGATCGCGGTGGCGATCTGCCGCACCGGTGCCGGCGACTCGAGCGAGGTCTCCAGTGCCATCAGTGCTCCCTGGTGCTGGTGGTCTGGGCGAGGACGAAGCGTTCGAATCCCGGGATCGTGAAGCGGAGCCGGCCGTAGCCCGCCTCCTCCACGATCCCCTTGACGATCAGGTTGCGCCGCACCATGCTCAGCGACTCGGTGCTGGTGGCGAGCATCGCCGCGATCTCGCCGCGCCGTACGACCGGCTGCTGGACGCGAGCCATCGCCGACAGGAACGCCCGCTCCGCCGCGGTCGCCACCGCCCACCGGGCCTCGAAGATCGAGGCGAGCGCGCTGCGGGCGGCGTGCGAGCCTGCCTGCACGGCAGCGAGGTCCAGCTCCGAGCCCCGCTCCGGCGCGGCGGCGTCCCAGGTGGCGGCACCCAGGATCTGGAGCGACTGCGGGTAGCCCCGCGCGGTCCGCACGACCTCGGTGACGGCCTCGGCGGACCAGGTGACGTCGAGCGCCGCGGCCGGCTCGGTGAGCAGGCGTGCCGCATCGGTGTCGTCGAACTCTCCCAGGACGAGCTCGTGGCTGCGCTCGCCGAAGGTGGCGGCGCGGGTCAGCAGGCTCTTGGTCTGCGGCAGGCCGGCGCCGATGACGCCGACGGGGAGCCCGGCGCGCTCCCCGGCGAGGTTCTGTACGGCGTTGAGCAGCACGCCGCCGTGCAGCAGCGCCTGCTGCTCGGGCGCGTACTCCCACTCCCGGGTCGACTCCAGCGGCGCGTGCAGCTCGTCGATCATCACGATCAGGCCGCTGCCCCCGCGCTCGCGCACCAGCCGCCCGGCTCGGCCGAGCAGGTCTTCCAGCGGGCCGACCAGCGCCGTCGGCTGGGCGACCGGGCCGGCCTCCAGGCGTGCGCGGACCTTGGCGAAGCCAGCGCTCACCTCGACGGTCAGGTCCTTGATCCGCCTCGAGCCCGAGGAGCCGATCCCGGCCCGCTCGAGGCTGCGCTCGACCCGGTCGACGACCTCGGCCAGGAACGGGTGCTGCTTGACGCACGAGACCCAGGCGATGACGAAGCCGTCCTCCTCGGCCTGGCCGGCGACGTCGCGCAACAGCGAGGTCTTGCCGACGCCTCTCGGACCGGTGACGATGGTCAGCGGGCCCATCATCTCGCCGTACGCGGCGACCCTGGCCAGCTTGTCGCGGAGCAGCTGTCGCTCGGTGGCGCGGCCGACGAAGAAGCGAGGGCGGTCGCCGGGGGTGTAGGGGTTCGGCAGCACGGCACCTCCTCGGGTCGACGCAGGTCTTTATAGGTGGGCGGAGTTATAAGCGACTATAAGTCGCCGCACCCGCCCACCGTACGAGCCGGCACTGACAATCTCCTCAGGACCGCCGGGGGCCGTAGACTCGTCGCATGAGCATCGACCTCGGCACCCCGCGCATCATCTCCGAGGAGGAGAAGGCGGTGCTGCTGGCCTCTCCGCGCGGCTACTGCGCCGGGGTGGATCGGGCGGTGGTCACCGTCGAGCAGGCCCTGGAGCTGTACGGCGCTCCTGTCTACGTGCGCAAGGAGATCGTGCACAACAAGCACGTCGTCGGGGATCTGCGCGGGCGCGGTGCCATCTTCGTGGACGAGCTGGACGAGGTCCCCTCGGGTTCCACCGTGGTGTTCTCCGCCCACGGGGTGGCGCCGGCGGTACACGCCGACGCCGAGGTGCGCGGGCTGAAGACGATCGATGCCACCTGTCCGCTGGTGACCAAGGTGCACCTCGAGGCGAGGCGGTTCGCGGCGCAGGACTACGACATCCTGCTGATCGGGCACGCCGGCCACGAGGAGGTCGAGGGCACCATGGGCGAGGCGCCCGAGCGCACCCACCTGGTCCAGGGACCGACGGACGTCGCGCGTCTGGAGGTGCGCGACCCGGGCCGAGTCGTCTGGCTCTCCCAGACGACCCTGTCCGTGGACGAGACGATGGAGACGGTGGCGGCGCTGCGCGAGCGCTTCCCGGAGATGATCGACCCGCCCAGCGACGACATCTGCTACGCCACCCAGAACCGGCAGCTCGCGGTCAAGGACATCTCCGCGGGCACCGACCTGGTGATCGTGGTCGGCTCGGGCAACTCCTCGAACTCTGTCCGCCTCGTCGAGGTGGCGCTCGAGGCGGGCGCCCGCGACGCTCGCCGGGTCGACGACGCGAGCGAGCTGCAGGACGCCTGGTTCGAGGGCGTCGGCTCGGTGGCGGTGACCTCGGGTGCGAGCGTGCCCGAGAAGCTGGTGCAGGGAGTGCTGGCGGTCCTCGCCGAGAAGGGCTTCCCCTCGCCCCAGGTCGTGCACAGCGCGGAGGAGTCGCTGATCTTCGCGCTGCCCAAGGAGCTGCGGCGCGACCTCAAGGCCGCGGGCCGCTGAGCCCGGGCATCACGACGATGGCGCGCTACCTCGACGTCCACCCGGACAACCCCCAGCCGCGGTTGATCGGCCAGATCGTGCAGGCACTGCGCGACGACCAGCTGATCGCCTACCCGACCGACTCGGGCTACGCGCTCGGGTCACGGATCGGCAACAAGGACGGCCGGGATCGGATCCTGGCGATCCGCGGCCTCGACGATCGGCACCACTTCACCCTGGTCTGCCGCGACTTCTCCCAGCTGGGTCAGCTGGTGCACGTGGACAACAACGCCTTCCGCGCGGTGCGGGCCGCGACGCCCGGCCCGTTCACCTTCATCCTGCCGGCGACCCCGGAGGTGCCGCGGCGCCTGCTCCATCCCAAGAAGCGGACGGTCGGGGTGCGCATCCCCGATCACGTGGTGGTCCGGGCACTGCTCGAGGAGCTCGGGGAGCCGATCCTGTCCTCCACCCTGATCCTGCCCGGCGAGTCCGAGCCCCGGACCAACGGCTGGGACGTGAAGGAGGAGCTCGACCACCAGGTCGACATCGTCGTCGAGGCCGGCGACACCCCGGCCGAGCCGACGACCGTCATCGACTGGTCGGGTGATACGCCTGAGGTCGTGCGGGAGGGTGCGGGCGACTGGTCGCGCTTCCTCGGGTGATCGTGCCGCGCAGGAGCCTGTTGCGACGGATCACCAGGCAGGCAAGCGCCAGGGCGTAGCCGATGAAGAGCGCGATGCTGTGATGGCCGAGGGCGGAGATGAGCGCCTGGAGGAAGCCGTCCCCGTGGGCGGCGCCGATGCCGCTGCGGCTGCTGAGAGCGAACAGCCCGAAGATCCCGAGCATCAGCAACGGCGGCAGCACGCCGACGAAGAAGAAGTCACGGGGGTGGACCAACAGGGCGACGCCGGTGCAGATCAGCACGAAGCAGACGTCGAACAGCACCTCGACCCGGCCGGCCAGCAGGCTGTCGATCACGGCGACGGTGAGGGCGAGGGCGACCGCGAGCGCGACGACACGCCCGCCCGGCTCGTGGCCCTCGTCCCAGATCGTTCTGCTCACGCCCATCCTCCTATAGCGCCACGGTAGGGTCGTCGGCCTCGCTGTGCCCGGCGGCACGCCGGACGGCGTGCAGCGCGACCGGCTGCGGGGTCGGCAGCTCGTCGTCGGTGACGCCGAGGTCGCGGAACCGGCGAGCCGTGACCAGCACCCGGCTCTCCAGCGACCCGACGGCCTGGTTGTAGCGGGTGACGCTCGCGTTGAGCGAGCGACCCAGAGCGTCCAGATGACCGTCGAAGGTGGCGAGCCGCTGGTGCAGCTCGCGGCCGAGGCGGTGCACCTCGCGAGCCTCCTCGGCCAGGGTCTCGTGCACCCATCCGTGGGCGACGGTGCGCAGCAGCGCGATCAGCGTGGTCGGGGTGGCCAGCACGACCTGACGCGTCGCGGCGTACTCGATCAGGGAGGGGTCGGTCTCCAGCGCCGCCGCCAGGAACGACTCGGCCGGCATGAAGAGCACGACGAACTCGGGGCTCTCCGGGAGCGCACGCCAATAGGCCTTCGAGGAGAGCAGGTCGATATGGCCGCGCAGTTGCCGGGCGTGCCTGTCGAAGTGGTGGTGACGCTCGGCCGGATCGTCGGTGCTGGTGGCGTCGAGGTGTGCCTCGAGGGGCACCTTCGCGTCGACCACCACCTGGTGGCCGCCGGCCAGATGGACGACCAGGTCGGGGCGCAGCTGGCCGCTCTCGAGGCGGACCTGCTCGGTGAAGTCGCAGCGGTCCACCAGTCCCGCCAGCTCCACCGCGCGTCGCAGGTGCAGCTCACCCCAGCGGCCGCGCACCTGAGGGCGGCGCAGCGCGGTGGACAGTGAGCGGGTCTCGCGCTGCAACTGGTCGACCTGCGCGTGGAACTGCCCCTGCCACTGCGCGCGAGCGCGGTCGAGGTGGTGCATCTGGTCACTGAGCCGGTCCAGCCCCTGCATCAGCTCGGCCTGGTCGAGCATGCCC from Nocardioides sp. BP30 encodes:
- a CDS encoding extracellular solute-binding protein encodes the protein MRGPRRTRGLAVGLAAALASTTLAACSAASGSKPEIIWYTNPDNGGQAALAKACSTSRYTITTQTLPQDATQQRVQLARRLNAHDSSIDLMSLDPAYTAELANAGYLATIPAALQASLKAQSFKGAVDASSWNGKLAVAPFWSNTQVLWYHKSVAQKAGLDMSQPVTWAQIIDAAAKTGTKVAVQANKYEGYVVLINALVMGAGGEIVSDLTKGVDAKIDIDSAAGRAAAAVVQKLAHSAATPPDLSIAQEGQSESTFASASGGFLTNWTYIYSAHSKAMGDDLGYARYPETVAGKTSRPPYGGIGIGVSKYSHHVALDMAAVKCLTSPTSQGKYAVAEGNMPASAAGYAYPALQKAYPADLLKLFQQSVTDAGPRPATPYWSDISGALQSTWHPPASVNQGTPAASAAFISDVLHGRSLL
- a CDS encoding ABC transporter ATP-binding protein gives rise to the protein MASVTFQKAQRWYPGADSPAVPGIDLEIRDGEFMVLVGPSGCGKSTTLRMLAGLEEVTSGSILIGDRDVTTMPPKDRDIAMVFQNYALYPHMSVAENMAFSLKMAKVDPAERKRRVDEAARILGLTEYLERKPKALSGGQRQRVAMGRAIVRQPQVFCMDEPLSNLDAKMRVQTRTDIAKLQADLGTTTVYVTHDQVEAMTMGDRVAVMNKGEIQQVDTPLNLYSRPVNLFVAGFIGSPQMNLIEAKADNGAAKIGGYLVPVDPTAANKMTGNITVGVRPEAWRLVGAEDGGLPISVTVVEELGSDSFVYGSCDVEGTPSTVIVRVSAKDKVSKGDTIHVTTDPGDVHVFDTESGLRLSE
- a CDS encoding DUF559 domain-containing protein, whose protein sequence is MTLETITVADLERLGIARHTFYRRARAGDYRQVLTGVWVERDQPVDLQVRAAALARVVGPGQVVVDRSAAWLHGIDVFEYAEPGGVPMLETCARPGRTRSRRRELEGGIRDLAEEDVERVEGVAVTTPLRTAADLGARLRRREAYAALNEFGRLHGVGKQDLRTLVRRFRRRRGVVQLRELIELIEPRVESPRESWVLLTLIDAGLPMPEPQWWIDVDGVPTYRLDFAWPSRRVCVEYDGQEAHGTAEHRRADEVRRAWLREHGWTVIVVRLGDFSPDRVDSWTDELRRALRPTYDNRRW
- the glpX gene encoding class II fructose-bisphosphatase, translating into MSDSSHLPEPLDVAPQAPDRNLALELVRVTEAAAMSAARWVGRGDKNGADGVAVNAMRVMISTVSMNGTVVIGEGEKDNAPMLYNGESVGDGTGPEVDVAVDPIDGTTLTAKGMSNAVSVLAAAPRGAMYDPSAVFYMEKLVTGPEAADVVDIRLPVAENIHQVAKAKGTKPSDITVIVLDRPRHAGLVEQIRTAGARIKFITDGDVAGAISAARSGSGADLLLGIGGTPEGIVAACAMKAIGGTIQGRLWPKDDEERQRALDAGHNLDPDNVLHTDDLVTGDDCFFVATGITDGDLMQGVRFLPGGAVVTDSLVMRSRSGTIRKITSEHQLSKLQAYSAINFAG
- a CDS encoding SLC13 family permease, translating into MIGVVCLLALLVTAHRHPRPRTEALVAVAAVALTLVTGYLGLHAAGDAIRPLAPVVGFLVAILVVSEVCARAGLFAAAAELVRRRSRHSPQRLFGGVFVLAALVTTVLSLDATVVLLTPVVIGAARGLGASGRPGAYACLRLANSGSLLLPVANLTNLLALPYLSLTFGGFAVRMALPLVATLVVEYVGLRLLFAGELRAPATPATPAATPVAAADGRGWRLPAAVVTVMLIAFGALSPFGVDPWVPAAIAAAILLGWGVRRGILSPADAVRAANPSFALWVLALGVVVAGLSADFLGDLVGRLLPDGTGFADLLLIAVIGTLASALLANLSATLLIVPVLAPLGDTAVLAALLGLTIGAGLTWTGSLANLLWRRTLARDGITPGNGRFHLVSLTLTPVALVAAVAALTLT
- a CDS encoding DUF4245 family protein, with amino-acid sequence MSEQGARRYPRTFHGLIVSMVVLVIVVVVYWALNNVTHDTPNEGGSAVDYRSAVHDVQAAGAPLKVVYPTSLPQGWKATSADYAPPSGPGTGPTWGLGVVTDHDSFVGLRLEATPLTALVATYIDKNASSDGQKTLHTALGDAWSTFSDAGGDTGYAMQLGDDVLLVYGSADKADFTTFMQSLTQAELPGVSSPASPAGSVSPLG
- a CDS encoding exodeoxyribonuclease VII small subunit, which gives rise to MATSDEQPKPSYEEAREELIDVVRRLEAGGTTLEESLALWERGELLAGVCQEWLEGARERLRTTAEAQG
- the xseA gene encoding exodeoxyribonuclease VII large subunit; this translates as MALETSLESPAPVRQIATAIAGWVDRLGAVWVEGQIAQINRRPGMQTVFMTLRDTVADISVPATCSRTLFDGLNPPLVEGASVVVHGKPSYYANRGSLSLQVRDIRMVGLGELLARLERRRQLLAAEGLFAAELKRRLPFLPGAVGLVTAPNSAAERDVLENARRRWPAVRFEVAYAAMQGPRSAEEVIGALQRLDKHPEVEVIVIARGGGSVEDLLPFSDEALLRAVHAATTPVVSAIGHEPDSPLLDLVADVRASTPTDAAKLVVPDVAEELRLVDAARDRLRGTLAQWLQREQNLLASLRSRPALADPTSLVTSRIDEVAQLRERARRSLTHQLDRAGDDIAHQRARARALSPLETLRRGYAVVQDADGHVLAGVGAVTSGTSLSIRLTDGRIHATVGDIETDPIDSTEEGHDGHE
- a CDS encoding ATP-binding protein gives rise to the protein MLPNPYTPGDRPRFFVGRATERQLLRDKLARVAAYGEMMGPLTIVTGPRGVGKTSLLRDVAGQAEEDGFVIAWVSCVKQHPFLAEVVDRVERSLERAGIGSSGSRRIKDLTVEVSAGFAKVRARLEAGPVAQPTALVGPLEDLLGRAGRLVRERGGSGLIVMIDELHAPLESTREWEYAPEQQALLHGGVLLNAVQNLAGERAGLPVGVIGAGLPQTKSLLTRAATFGERSHELVLGEFDDTDAARLLTEPAAALDVTWSAEAVTEVVRTARGYPQSLQILGAATWDAAAPERGSELDLAAVQAGSHAARSALASIFEARWAVATAAERAFLSAMARVQQPVVRRGEIAAMLATSTESLSMVRRNLIVKGIVEEAGYGRLRFTIPGFERFVLAQTTSTREH
- a CDS encoding 4-hydroxy-3-methylbut-2-enyl diphosphate reductase, whose protein sequence is MSIDLGTPRIISEEEKAVLLASPRGYCAGVDRAVVTVEQALELYGAPVYVRKEIVHNKHVVGDLRGRGAIFVDELDEVPSGSTVVFSAHGVAPAVHADAEVRGLKTIDATCPLVTKVHLEARRFAAQDYDILLIGHAGHEEVEGTMGEAPERTHLVQGPTDVARLEVRDPGRVVWLSQTTLSVDETMETVAALRERFPEMIDPPSDDICYATQNRQLAVKDISAGTDLVIVVGSGNSSNSVRLVEVALEAGARDARRVDDASELQDAWFEGVGSVAVTSGASVPEKLVQGVLAVLAEKGFPSPQVVHSAEESLIFALPKELRRDLKAAGR